A stretch of Pseudomonas sp. CCC3.1 DNA encodes these proteins:
- a CDS encoding HlyD family secretion protein, which produces MSTANGRKPLLMAGSGVLALAVLYGLWHLVFTSSAQQSTNDAFVSADFTLIAPKVAGFIDEVLVQDNQPVKAGQLLARIDPQDYQASVQAAQASVATAQAQLVNAQAMLERQRSLIEQAKATVDADLAQVEFAEHELQRYEHLAGQGAGTLQNSQQAKNRSQTARAQLAQHKAALEAARQQTRVLAAESTAAQASVQHAQALQARAELDLSYTRLVAPFDGVVGRRSLRQGAYVKPGDTLLAVVPLAKAYVVANFLEHQLTHMSPGQQVTVTVDTFPGERLHGTVDSIAPATGVTFSAIAPDNATGNFTKVVQRIPVKITLDANQPLTRQLRLGMSVDASVDTTDTSGQQVSAR; this is translated from the coding sequence ATGAGTACAGCTAACGGGCGCAAGCCTTTATTGATGGCGGGTTCGGGCGTGTTGGCACTGGCGGTGCTGTATGGGCTTTGGCACCTGGTCTTCACCAGCAGTGCACAACAAAGCACCAATGATGCTTTTGTGAGTGCCGATTTCACCTTGATCGCACCGAAAGTTGCGGGCTTTATCGACGAGGTGCTGGTGCAAGACAACCAGCCGGTCAAGGCCGGGCAGTTGCTGGCGCGGATTGACCCGCAAGATTACCAGGCCAGCGTGCAAGCAGCGCAGGCCAGTGTGGCCACGGCGCAAGCGCAACTGGTGAATGCACAGGCGATGCTTGAACGTCAGCGCTCGTTGATTGAACAGGCCAAAGCCACGGTCGATGCCGACTTGGCGCAAGTGGAGTTTGCCGAGCACGAGTTGCAGCGTTACGAGCATTTGGCCGGGCAGGGCGCAGGCACGCTGCAAAATTCGCAGCAGGCCAAGAACCGCTCGCAGACTGCACGTGCGCAATTGGCGCAGCACAAAGCCGCACTCGAAGCCGCTCGCCAGCAAACCCGCGTACTGGCTGCCGAAAGCACGGCAGCCCAGGCCAGTGTGCAACATGCCCAAGCCTTGCAGGCCCGGGCCGAGCTGGACTTGTCGTACACCCGACTGGTGGCGCCGTTTGACGGCGTAGTCGGTCGACGTAGCTTGCGCCAAGGGGCTTACGTCAAGCCGGGTGACACGTTGCTGGCCGTGGTGCCGCTGGCCAAGGCATACGTGGTGGCCAACTTTCTTGAGCATCAACTGACGCACATGAGTCCGGGGCAGCAGGTCACGGTGACTGTCGATACCTTCCCCGGCGAACGCCTGCACGGCACCGTTGACAGCATTGCGCCCGCCACGGGGGTGACGTTTTCGGCCATCGCGCCGGACAACGCGACGGGTAACTTCACCAAGGTGGTGCAGCGCATCCCGGTCAAGATCACCCTGGACGCCAACCAGCCGTTGACCCGGCAATTGCGCCTGGGCATGTCGGTGGATGCGTCTGTCGATACCACAGACACCTCTGGGCAACAGGTCAGCGCACGATGA
- a CDS encoding urease subunit gamma codes for MQLTPREIDKLMVYTLSDVALRRKARGLKLNYPEAVSIITVTALEGARDGKTVEDVMTEASKVLTKDDVMEGVSDLIPNVQVEAIFTDGSRLVTVHDPIK; via the coding sequence ATGCAGCTCACCCCGAGAGAAATCGACAAATTGATGGTTTACACCTTGTCGGACGTGGCATTGCGCCGCAAGGCTCGTGGCTTGAAGTTGAACTACCCGGAGGCCGTTTCAATTATCACCGTGACGGCCCTGGAAGGCGCACGGGACGGAAAGACGGTTGAAGATGTGATGACAGAGGCCAGCAAAGTGCTGACCAAGGACGATGTCATGGAAGGCGTCAGCGACCTCATTCCCAACGTTCAGGTTGAAGCGATTTTCACCGACGGCAGCCGCCTGGTCACGGTCCACGACCCGATCAAGTAA
- a CDS encoding LysR family transcriptional regulator produces MQIPDLNLLVALNILLEEGSVVGAARRMNLSAPAMSRTLTRIREVLNDPILVRSGRGLVPTPRALELREQVRGVVELAHGVFTQSQDSDLRSLDRTFSIRANDVFFGVYGGALRQQMALDMPKASLRVVPEGYTDDSALSEGRIDLAIGATRPSGADIKLQKLFTCPFVGLAREGHPIFDQPITAQRFVSYDHISVSRRGRARGPIDTQLAEIGLERRVSFTTPTFYSAIFALASADLILPLMPQLLLKTLEPMGLKLRAFELPITLQPVEITQAWHPRLDNDHAHRWLRRTLKTFCDNTVA; encoded by the coding sequence ATGCAAATACCTGACTTGAATCTGCTGGTTGCCTTGAACATCTTGCTCGAAGAAGGCTCTGTGGTGGGCGCTGCCCGACGCATGAACTTGAGCGCTCCGGCCATGAGCCGCACCTTGACCCGCATCCGCGAAGTGCTGAATGACCCGATCCTCGTACGTTCAGGGCGCGGGCTGGTGCCAACCCCCAGGGCTCTGGAGTTGCGCGAGCAGGTGCGGGGCGTGGTGGAGCTGGCGCACGGGGTGTTCACGCAAAGCCAGGACAGTGATTTGCGTTCGCTGGATCGCACGTTCAGCATTCGCGCTAATGATGTGTTCTTCGGCGTGTATGGCGGGGCTTTACGCCAGCAGATGGCCCTGGACATGCCCAAGGCATCGCTGCGGGTCGTGCCCGAAGGCTATACCGATGATTCGGCGCTGAGTGAGGGCCGGATTGATCTGGCCATTGGCGCGACCAGGCCTTCGGGGGCCGACATTAAACTGCAAAAGTTGTTTACCTGTCCTTTTGTGGGGCTGGCACGTGAAGGCCATCCGATTTTTGATCAGCCCATCACCGCGCAACGCTTTGTGAGTTATGACCATATCAGTGTGTCGCGACGAGGCCGTGCTCGTGGGCCGATTGATACGCAGCTGGCTGAAATTGGCCTTGAACGTCGGGTCTCGTTCACAACCCCTACCTTCTATTCCGCCATCTTTGCTTTGGCCAGCGCTGATTTGATCTTGCCGCTGATGCCGCAGTTATTGCTCAAAACGCTGGAGCCCATGGGCCTCAAGCTGCGCGCATTCGAGTTGCCGATCACGTTGCAGCCGGTTGAAATTACCCAGGCCTGGCACCCGCGTCTGGACAATGACCATGCGCACCGCTGGTTGCGCCGCACCCTCAAGACCTTCTGCGATAACACCGTCGCCTGA
- a CDS encoding FUSC family protein, whose product MHLGKKISNLEQLACRYYRWIHATRISLAFLITFVVIRYFKLDDASWALITMLIVMGPQPYWGNVFARALQRTGGTVLGALSGLVALYLETFSFPTMLLWCAIMMFVAGYLTLGKHPYMALLIGSTLAVVSCSPPNDMASAILRSAYVLAGSLLAMLYTSIYPQRAYTDLRIKFSQSLHTLNHLYEAYFSPQTLERPNLEDQLKNELDAVIKLRSYITPASNESNLKPAVFESLQTLHRNLVATFSLMVDAYWSSAASHKLIENEPALRDVRRLIPQALEALQNKLCMGIGNNEISGQLRQTTRELKELALQCINGKNAETPFYAYVWLSLEMLRQLTELNDQLHAALYHTHKHLFKNTPDTGKK is encoded by the coding sequence ATGCACCTGGGCAAAAAGATTTCCAATCTGGAACAACTGGCCTGTCGGTACTACCGCTGGATTCATGCCACTCGCATCAGCCTGGCCTTTCTGATCACCTTCGTGGTTATTCGTTACTTCAAGCTCGACGATGCATCGTGGGCCCTGATCACCATGCTGATCGTGATGGGGCCGCAACCGTATTGGGGCAATGTGTTTGCGCGGGCCTTGCAACGTACTGGCGGTACCGTGCTGGGGGCGCTTTCTGGTCTGGTGGCGCTGTATCTGGAGACGTTTTCATTCCCGACCATGCTGCTGTGGTGCGCAATCATGATGTTTGTCGCCGGTTACCTGACCCTCGGCAAGCACCCGTATATGGCCCTGCTGATCGGTTCAACCCTGGCCGTGGTCAGTTGCTCGCCGCCCAACGACATGGCGTCGGCCATTCTGCGCAGTGCCTATGTACTGGCCGGGTCACTGCTGGCGATGCTTTACACGAGCATCTACCCGCAACGGGCCTATACCGACTTGCGCATCAAGTTCAGTCAAAGCCTGCACACGCTAAATCATCTCTACGAGGCTTACTTCTCACCCCAGACCCTGGAGCGGCCAAACCTTGAGGATCAGTTAAAAAATGAACTGGATGCGGTCATCAAGTTGCGCAGCTACATCACCCCCGCCAGCAACGAAAGTAACTTGAAGCCTGCCGTGTTCGAATCGTTGCAAACCCTGCACCGCAATCTTGTTGCGACGTTCTCACTGATGGTCGATGCCTACTGGTCGTCTGCGGCGAGCCATAAGCTGATAGAGAATGAGCCCGCCTTGCGCGATGTCCGGCGCTTGATTCCACAAGCCCTGGAGGCACTGCAAAACAAGCTGTGCATGGGGATTGGCAACAACGAAATCAGCGGCCAATTGCGCCAGACCACCCGCGAGCTTAAAGAGCTGGCCTTGCAATGCATCAATGGGAAAAACGCCGAAACGCCTTTTTATGCCTATGTATGGTTGAGTCTGGAAATGCTCAGGCAACTCACCGAGCTCAATGATCAGCTGCATGCAGCCCTTTATCACACGCACAAGCATCTGTTTAAAAACACGCCTGACACTGGCAAAAAATGA
- a CDS encoding urease accessory protein UreF — translation MNASDLIRIMQFGDSVLPVGAFSFSNGVESAIQTGIVHDVATLKGFVLTALKQAASCDGMGVVAAHRAAVADDREGILRADWAVNNRKLNEESRLMATRMGKKLAEMSIHVVEKPLVRWWLEQIKVGNAAGTYPVTQAVVMSTQGIGAREVVVMHQYGVAMTILSAAMRLMRVTHLDTQHILFELNHDIEAFCDIAEIGDINQMSSYVPIVDVLAAVHVKAHVRLFMN, via the coding sequence ATGAACGCATCAGATCTAATTCGCATCATGCAATTTGGCGACTCGGTGTTGCCGGTCGGTGCCTTTTCGTTCTCGAACGGCGTGGAATCGGCCATTCAGACAGGCATCGTTCACGATGTGGCGACCCTCAAGGGGTTCGTCCTCACCGCCCTCAAACAGGCCGCCAGCTGTGACGGCATGGGCGTAGTCGCTGCACACCGGGCAGCCGTGGCCGACGACCGCGAAGGCATTTTGCGCGCCGATTGGGCGGTGAATAACCGCAAGCTCAACGAAGAAAGTCGGTTGATGGCCACGCGCATGGGCAAAAAGCTGGCGGAGATGTCGATTCACGTCGTCGAAAAACCTTTGGTGCGCTGGTGGCTGGAGCAAATCAAGGTCGGGAATGCCGCAGGCACCTACCCGGTAACCCAGGCCGTGGTCATGTCCACCCAGGGCATTGGCGCCCGTGAAGTGGTGGTGATGCACCAGTACGGCGTGGCCATGACCATCCTCAGCGCGGCAATGCGCCTGATGCGGGTTACCCACCTCGACACCCAGCACATTCTGTTTGAACTCAACCACGACATTGAGGCCTTTTGTGACATCGCCGAAATCGGCGATATCAATCAAATGTCGTCGTACGTGCCCATCGTCGACGTACTGGCTGCGGTGCACGTCAAAGCCCATGTGCGCCTGTTTATGAATTGA
- the ureE gene encoding urease accessory protein UreE (involved in the assembly of the urease metallocenter; possible nickel donor), with product MILIEHILGNAKKDPAWKQKLAGAHVDLLILDQREAQKSRCRRTSVGGLDLGISLERNVVLSDGDVLMWDEKTNSAVVVQLNLRDVMVIDLKELKQQPLDVLIKTSFELGHALGNQHWKAVTKHNEVYIPLTVETKMMDSVMRTHGFEHLPYAFISGAAVLPNLTASEARLLFGGAEETGTHVHVASPQDKLEAAALQIKGQHRHDPHSHSHDHGHTFHSHDHKH from the coding sequence GTGATTTTGATTGAACACATTTTGGGCAATGCCAAGAAAGACCCGGCCTGGAAGCAAAAGCTGGCCGGTGCCCACGTCGATTTGCTGATCCTCGACCAGCGCGAAGCCCAAAAAAGCCGTTGCCGGCGCACCAGCGTTGGCGGGCTCGATCTGGGTATCTCGCTGGAACGCAACGTGGTGCTGTCTGACGGCGATGTATTGATGTGGGACGAAAAGACCAACAGCGCCGTGGTGGTTCAGTTAAACCTGCGCGACGTGATGGTGATTGATCTCAAGGAACTCAAACAGCAACCCCTCGACGTGCTGATCAAGACCAGCTTCGAACTCGGCCATGCGCTGGGCAACCAGCACTGGAAAGCCGTGACCAAGCACAACGAGGTGTACATCCCGCTCACCGTGGAAACCAAGATGATGGACTCGGTGATGCGCACCCATGGCTTTGAGCACCTGCCGTACGCCTTTATCAGCGGGGCCGCCGTATTGCCCAACCTCACGGCCTCTGAAGCACGCCTGCTGTTTGGCGGCGCCGAAGAAACCGGCACCCACGTTCACGTGGCCAGCCCGCAAGACAAACTCGAAGCCGCAGCCCTGCAAATCAAAGGCCAGCACCGTCATGACCCACACAGTCACAGCCATGACCACGGCCATACGTTTCACAGCCACGATCACAAGCATTAA
- a CDS encoding urease subunit beta: MSTKKTAAPAAPASPHQDTHPDHHIPHAKNPGGVQKGSEDNVPLGGTLYASSPISFNEDRPVTKVKVRNTGDRPIQIGSHFHFFEVNRALEFDRTAAFGKRLNITATTAIRFEPGDEIEVSLIPYGGKQTLYGFNNLVDGWAPDKTVSGHERPEKLQAIQRAIEHGFKFSKTSK; this comes from the coding sequence ATGAGCACCAAAAAAACCGCTGCCCCTGCCGCTCCTGCCAGCCCGCATCAGGACACTCACCCGGATCACCACATCCCGCACGCGAAAAATCCCGGTGGCGTGCAAAAAGGCAGTGAAGACAACGTGCCGCTGGGGGGCACCCTTTATGCCAGCTCGCCGATCAGCTTCAACGAAGACCGCCCAGTGACCAAGGTCAAAGTGCGTAACACCGGGGACCGCCCGATTCAGATCGGTTCGCACTTTCACTTCTTTGAAGTCAACCGCGCCCTCGAATTCGACCGCACGGCCGCCTTCGGCAAACGCCTGAACATCACCGCCACCACCGCGATCCGTTTTGAGCCGGGCGATGAAATCGAAGTGTCGCTGATCCCCTACGGCGGCAAGCAAACCCTCTACGGTTTCAACAACCTGGTGGACGGCTGGGCCCCCGACAAAACCGTCAGCGGACACGAACGTCCGGAAAAACTGCAAGCCATTCAGCGCGCAATCGAGCACGGCTTCAAGTTCTCCAAGACGAGCAAGTAG
- a CDS encoding urease subunit alpha, with the protein MPTISRKEYAGLFGPTTGDKIRLGDTNLFVEIEKDLRGYGEESVYGGGKSLRDGMGADNTLTRDNGVLDLVITNVTIIDPIQGVIKADVGIRDGKICGIGKSGNPGIMTGVTNNMVVGVSTDAISGEHLILTAAGIDTHIHLISPQQAYHGLSNGITTFFGGGIGPTDGTNGTTVTAGPWNIRAMLRSLEGLPINVGMLGKGNSFGRDPLAEQIIAGVAGLKVHEDWGATSNALRHALRTADEMDVQVSVHTDSLNECGYVEDTIDAFEGRTIHTFHTEGAGGGHAPDIIKVASQLNVLPSSTNPTLPYGINSQAELFDMIMVCHNLNPNVPADVSFAESRVRPETIAAENVLQDMGVISMFSSDSQAMGRVGENWLRVMQTAHAMKASRGKLPEDSADNDNFRVLRYVAKITINPAIAQGVSHVLGSVEVGKMADLVLWDPRFFGAKPKMVIKGGMINWAAMGDPNASLPTPQPVYYRPMFGAFGKTLQDTCVTFVSQAALEDGVKEKAGLDRQVMAVRNCRTISKKDLVRNDQTPKIEVNPETFEVKVDGVHATCKPIDVASMNQRYFFG; encoded by the coding sequence ATGCCAACTATTTCACGCAAAGAATACGCCGGCCTGTTTGGGCCTACCACGGGCGATAAAATCCGCCTGGGTGACACCAACCTGTTTGTCGAAATTGAAAAGGACTTGCGCGGTTACGGCGAAGAGTCGGTCTATGGCGGGGGCAAATCCCTGCGCGATGGTATGGGTGCAGACAACACCCTGACCCGCGACAACGGCGTACTTGACCTTGTGATCACCAACGTCACCATCATCGACCCGATTCAGGGCGTGATCAAAGCCGACGTCGGTATTCGTGACGGCAAGATTTGTGGCATCGGCAAAAGCGGCAACCCCGGCATCATGACCGGCGTGACCAATAACATGGTGGTCGGCGTGAGCACCGACGCCATCTCGGGCGAGCATTTGATCCTGACCGCCGCCGGGATCGACACCCACATTCACCTGATCTCACCCCAGCAGGCCTATCACGGGCTGTCCAATGGCATCACCACCTTCTTCGGTGGCGGTATCGGCCCAACCGATGGCACCAACGGCACCACGGTGACCGCAGGCCCGTGGAACATTCGGGCCATGTTGCGCTCACTGGAAGGCTTGCCGATCAACGTCGGCATGCTCGGTAAAGGCAACTCTTTTGGCCGCGACCCGCTGGCTGAACAAATCATTGCCGGGGTTGCCGGGCTCAAGGTCCACGAAGACTGGGGCGCAACCTCCAACGCCCTGCGCCACGCGCTGCGCACGGCCGATGAGATGGACGTGCAAGTCTCGGTGCACACCGACAGCCTCAACGAATGCGGCTACGTCGAAGACACCATTGATGCCTTTGAAGGCCGCACCATTCATACCTTCCACACCGAGGGTGCGGGCGGTGGTCATGCCCCGGACATCATCAAGGTGGCCAGCCAGCTCAACGTGCTCCCGAGTTCGACCAACCCGACCCTGCCCTACGGCATCAACAGCCAGGCCGAGTTGTTCGACATGATCATGGTCTGCCACAACCTCAACCCGAACGTGCCCGCCGACGTGTCGTTTGCCGAAAGCCGAGTGCGCCCGGAAACCATCGCCGCCGAGAACGTGCTGCAAGACATGGGCGTGATTTCCATGTTCTCCAGCGACTCGCAGGCCATGGGCCGAGTGGGTGAAAACTGGTTGCGGGTGATGCAAACCGCCCACGCCATGAAAGCCTCTCGCGGCAAATTGCCGGAAGACAGCGCCGATAACGACAACTTCCGCGTGCTGCGCTACGTGGCAAAAATCACCATTAACCCGGCGATAGCCCAAGGTGTGAGCCATGTTCTGGGCTCGGTCGAAGTGGGCAAAATGGCCGACCTGGTGCTCTGGGACCCGCGTTTCTTTGGCGCCAAGCCAAAAATGGTGATCAAGGGCGGCATGATCAACTGGGCCGCCATGGGCGATCCAAACGCCTCGCTGCCCACCCCGCAGCCGGTCTACTACCGCCCGATGTTCGGGGCCTTCGGCAAAACCTTGCAAGACACCTGCGTCACCTTTGTCTCGCAAGCTGCGCTGGAAGACGGGGTCAAGGAAAAAGCCGGGCTGGATCGCCAGGTCATGGCCGTTCGCAACTGCCGCACCATCTCCAAGAAGGACCTGGTGCGCAATGACCAGACGCCGAAGATCGAGGTCAACCCTGAAACCTTCGAAGTGAAAGTCGACGGCGTGCATGCCACGTGCAAACCCATCGACGTCGCCAGCATGAACCAGCGTTATTTCTTTGGCTAA
- a CDS encoding urease accessory protein UreD codes for MTALSQIVNTPSRLRAHSLGTDAPELAHYQDEPPQMQSGAAGKSGYLRLGFEKRADRSVLADMERRVPSLVQRALYWDEEMPQLPCVTMISTSGCVLQGDRLATDVNVGVGACGHVTTQSATKVHSMNANYASQIQHLRVEEDGYLEFMPDPLIPHRDARFITDTQIKIHPTATAIYCEILMSGRKHHHVDERFGFDVYSSRVSAENLEGKELFVEKYVLEPKKESLDAVGVMQTFDVFGNVVLLTPREHHDRIVERIPALFDIEAGLASGVTRLPNHCGLIFKVLGNDSGDVKARVREFWKVAREEILGVTLQPQFLWK; via the coding sequence ATGACAGCGCTGAGCCAGATCGTGAACACCCCGTCACGGCTTCGCGCTCACTCATTAGGCACTGACGCGCCGGAGCTAGCGCACTACCAGGACGAGCCGCCGCAAATGCAAAGCGGCGCGGCCGGCAAAAGTGGCTACCTGCGATTAGGCTTTGAAAAACGCGCTGATCGCAGCGTACTGGCGGACATGGAACGACGCGTGCCGTCACTGGTGCAGCGGGCGTTGTATTGGGACGAAGAAATGCCCCAGCTGCCTTGCGTCACCATGATTTCAACCTCCGGCTGCGTGCTCCAGGGCGACCGCCTGGCCACTGATGTGAATGTGGGGGTCGGGGCCTGCGGGCACGTCACCACCCAGTCGGCCACCAAAGTGCATTCGATGAATGCCAACTACGCCTCGCAAATCCAGCACCTGCGGGTCGAAGAGGACGGCTATCTGGAGTTCATGCCAGACCCGCTGATCCCGCATCGCGATGCACGGTTCATCACCGATACCCAGATCAAGATCCACCCGACGGCGACGGCGATTTACTGCGAAATCCTGATGTCGGGGCGCAAGCACCACCACGTCGATGAACGCTTTGGCTTTGACGTGTACTCCTCGCGGGTCTCAGCCGAAAACCTTGAAGGCAAGGAACTGTTTGTCGAGAAGTACGTGCTGGAGCCCAAAAAGGAAAGCCTCGATGCCGTTGGCGTCATGCAAACCTTCGACGTGTTTGGCAACGTGGTGCTGCTCACGCCCAGGGAGCATCACGACCGGATCGTTGAACGCATTCCGGCGCTGTTTGACATTGAGGCTGGACTGGCCAGTGGAGTGACGCGCTTGCCCAACCATTGCGGGCTGATCTTCAAGGTGCTGGGCAATGACAGCGGTGACGTCAAAGCCCGGGTCCGTGAGTTCTGGAAAGTCGCCCGTGAAGAGATTCTGGGCGTGACCTTGCAACCGCAGTTCCTGTGGAAATAA
- a CDS encoding MFS transporter, whose protein sequence is MPVAAPAVSAAFGVRIFTGLVGVLLAVLVSGFNENVTKVAMPDIRGAMGIGYDESTWLLAVYSATSISAMAFAPWCAATFSLRRFTLCAIGAFVLLGILCPFAPNVSVLMLLRTLQGFAGGALPPMLMSVALRFLPPNIRLYGLGSYALTATFGPSFGTPLSAWWVEYAGWQWAFWQVIPLSLLAMACVAWGLPQDPLRLERFKQFDWRGLLLGLPGLVMLVLGLELGQRLNWFESEMIRIFIVGGLALLVLFFINEWSQPLPFFKLQLLKIRNLSHALLTLAGVLFVLLAVIKIPSSYLAEIQGYRPLETAPVMLMVAVPQLIALPLVVALCNLRWVDCRCVLAIGLGLLALACVIGSQVTSVWSRENFYGLQAIQIIAQPMAVIPLLMLATGSLNPADGPFASAWFNTVKGFSAVAAGSVLQVLTVTREHFHSMTLVDRIGNSPLVTASVDLAHRVHQQAMVLTSSDLYLCMAGLALLLIVMIPFGPTRIYPPGTPVGAVK, encoded by the coding sequence ATGCCAGTCGCGGCGCCAGCTGTCAGCGCGGCATTTGGCGTGCGGATTTTTACCGGGCTGGTCGGGGTGTTGCTGGCGGTGCTGGTGTCAGGCTTTAACGAAAACGTGACCAAAGTGGCGATGCCCGATATTCGCGGCGCGATGGGCATCGGCTATGACGAAAGTACGTGGCTGCTGGCGGTGTATTCCGCTACATCCATCAGTGCCATGGCGTTTGCGCCGTGGTGCGCAGCGACGTTCTCGCTGCGTCGTTTTACGCTGTGTGCCATTGGCGCATTCGTGCTGCTGGGCATCCTGTGTCCTTTCGCTCCCAACGTGTCTGTGTTGATGCTGCTGCGAACCCTGCAAGGGTTTGCCGGGGGCGCGTTGCCGCCGATGCTGATGTCGGTCGCGCTGCGCTTTTTGCCGCCGAACATCCGTTTGTATGGACTGGGCAGCTACGCGCTCACCGCAACCTTTGGCCCCAGCTTTGGCACGCCGTTGTCGGCGTGGTGGGTGGAATATGCCGGTTGGCAATGGGCGTTCTGGCAGGTCATCCCGCTGAGCTTGCTGGCCATGGCCTGCGTGGCCTGGGGCTTGCCGCAAGACCCTCTGCGTCTGGAGCGTTTCAAGCAGTTCGACTGGCGCGGGCTGTTGCTCGGCTTGCCCGGTTTGGTGATGCTGGTGCTGGGCCTTGAACTGGGTCAGCGGCTGAACTGGTTCGAGTCCGAAATGATCCGGATCTTTATCGTCGGCGGGCTGGCCTTGCTGGTGCTGTTTTTTATCAATGAATGGTCGCAGCCGTTGCCGTTCTTCAAGTTGCAGTTACTGAAAATCCGCAACCTTTCCCACGCCTTGCTGACCTTGGCCGGGGTGCTGTTTGTGCTGTTGGCGGTGATCAAGATCCCATCCAGCTACCTGGCCGAGATCCAGGGTTATCGCCCGCTGGAGACCGCCCCGGTGATGTTGATGGTGGCGGTGCCGCAATTGATTGCGCTGCCGTTGGTGGTCGCCCTGTGCAACCTGCGTTGGGTCGATTGCCGCTGTGTGTTGGCCATTGGCTTGGGGCTGCTGGCGCTGGCCTGTGTGATCGGTTCGCAGGTGACATCGGTGTGGAGCCGCGAGAACTTTTACGGCTTGCAGGCGATTCAAATCATCGCCCAGCCGATGGCGGTGATCCCGCTGCTGATGTTAGCCACGGGCAGTTTGAACCCGGCCGATGGGCCGTTTGCCTCGGCGTGGTTCAACACCGTTAAAGGCTTTTCAGCGGTGGCGGCGGGCAGCGTGTTGCAAGTGTTGACGGTCACTCGCGAGCACTTTCACTCCATGACGCTGGTGGATCGCATCGGTAACTCGCCGCTGGTCACAGCCAGCGTTGACTTGGCGCACCGGGTACACCAGCAGGCAATGGTGCTGACCTCGTCAGACTTGTACCTGTGCATGGCCGGCCTGGCGCTTTTATTGATCGTAATGATTCCTTTTGGCCCGACGCGGATTTATCCGCCGGGAACACCTGTTGGAGCAGTGAAATGA
- the ureG gene encoding urease accessory protein UreG, whose translation MKKITRIGIGGPVGSGKTAIIEVITPILINRGYKPLIITNDIVTTEDAKQVKRTLKGILDEDKILGVETGACPHTAVREDPSMNIAAVEEMEEKFPDSDLIMIESGGDNLTLTFSPALADFYIYVIDVAEGEKIPRKNGPGLVQADILIINKIDLAPYVGASLDVMESDTKVVRGNRPYILTNCKTGHGIEELVDMIEHMFLFAQKPSAPATQTEVTA comes from the coding sequence GTGAAAAAGATTACTCGCATTGGTATTGGCGGCCCGGTCGGTTCAGGTAAAACCGCGATCATCGAAGTGATCACCCCGATCCTGATCAATCGTGGCTACAAGCCGCTGATCATCACGAATGACATTGTCACCACCGAAGACGCCAAACAGGTCAAGCGCACACTCAAGGGCATCCTCGACGAAGACAAGATTCTCGGCGTCGAAACCGGAGCCTGCCCGCACACCGCCGTGCGCGAAGACCCGAGCATGAACATTGCAGCGGTCGAGGAAATGGAAGAAAAGTTTCCGGACAGCGACCTGATCATGATTGAAAGCGGCGGCGACAACCTGACCCTGACGTTCAGCCCCGCGCTGGCCGACTTTTATATCTACGTGATCGATGTGGCCGAAGGCGAGAAAATTCCGCGCAAAAACGGCCCGGGCCTGGTGCAGGCGGACATCCTGATCATCAACAAAATCGACCTGGCGCCCTACGTTGGCGCAAGCCTGGATGTGATGGAAAGCGACACCAAAGTGGTGCGTGGCAACCGTCCTTATATCCTCACCAACTGCAAAACCGGTCACGGCATTGAAGAACTGGTGGACATGATTGAACACATGTTCCTGTTCGCGCAAAAACCCTCTGCCCCGGCCACCCAAACCGAGGTCACTGCATGA